One part of the Roseomonas gilardii genome encodes these proteins:
- a CDS encoding phosphatidylserine decarboxylase — protein MSLIQSVKMVLAPPHPAGRPFIYIGLGVAVIGGMALGNWLFWLALLFTAFCLYFFRDPERVPPPRPGLLVAPADGTVVSVAPAVPPLELGLGDTPRWRVAIFLSVLNVHVNRSPAEGVVTRIAYRPGKFLNASLDKASEDNERNAIAMRLEDGRQIAVVQIAGLIARRILCGVREGSSLMAGERFGIIRFGSRTDLYLPEGVRPLVAVGQTMVGGETVIADLSQPRPREVVAGSDPDAVSGVG, from the coding sequence ATGTCCCTCATCCAAAGCGTGAAAATGGTGCTGGCGCCGCCGCACCCGGCGGGCCGGCCCTTCATCTATATCGGCCTCGGCGTGGCGGTGATCGGGGGCATGGCCCTCGGGAACTGGCTGTTCTGGCTCGCCCTGCTGTTCACGGCTTTCTGCCTGTACTTCTTCCGCGATCCGGAGCGCGTCCCGCCGCCCAGGCCGGGGCTGCTGGTCGCGCCCGCCGACGGCACGGTGGTCTCGGTTGCCCCCGCCGTGCCGCCCCTGGAACTCGGCCTGGGGGATACGCCGCGCTGGCGCGTGGCGATCTTCCTGTCCGTGCTCAACGTGCATGTGAACCGTTCCCCCGCCGAGGGCGTTGTCACCCGGATCGCCTACCGGCCCGGCAAGTTCCTCAATGCCAGCCTGGACAAGGCGAGCGAGGACAATGAACGGAACGCCATCGCCATGCGGCTGGAGGACGGGCGGCAGATCGCCGTGGTGCAGATCGCGGGCCTCATCGCGCGGCGCATCCTGTGCGGCGTGCGGGAAGGCTCCAGCCTGATGGCGGGCGAGCGCTTCGGCATCATCCGCTTCGGCAGCCGCACCGACCTCTATCTGCCGGAAGGCGTCCGCCCCCTCGTGGCGGTGGGCCAGACCATGGTGGGCGGCGAAACGGTGATCGCCGACCTGTCGCAGCCGCGCCCGCGCGAGGTCGTGGCCGGCTCCGACCCCGACGCCGTCTCGGGGGTGGGATGA
- a CDS encoding DUF2842 domain-containing protein, whose amino-acid sequence MSGAGSVRLPALEIGPALGHCLCIMTLRAAFATITGLLGFALYVGVVVALGDRVLGLHWLLQALYYLVAGLAWAFPAAWLMRWAARRP is encoded by the coding sequence ATGTCCGGGGCGGGGTCCGTCCGCCTGCCGGCCCTTGAGATCGGGCCCGCCCTGGGGCATTGCCTCTGCATCATGACGCTGCGCGCGGCCTTCGCCACGATCACCGGGCTTCTCGGCTTCGCCCTCTATGTCGGCGTCGTGGTGGCGCTGGGCGATCGCGTTCTGGGCCTGCACTGGCTCCTGCAGGCGCTCTACTATCTGGTGGCCGGCCTGGCCTGGGCCTTCCCCGCCGCCTGGCTGATGCGCTGGGCCGCGCGCCGCCCCTAG
- a CDS encoding flagellar biosynthesis regulator FlaF: protein MSIARYAAASAMVSPRDMEIAAFRHVNTLLAASAERGVERIKALHKAHRLWSILLSDLLSEGNALPAPLKARLVSLGLWAQRESISRMHDAGSLEPLMNLHRDMIEGLQAQKPAAPAPRAEAFAAESV from the coding sequence ATGAGTATCGCCCGCTACGCCGCCGCCAGCGCCATGGTCTCCCCCCGGGACATGGAGATCGCCGCCTTCCGGCACGTGAACACCCTTCTCGCCGCCAGCGCGGAACGGGGGGTCGAGCGGATCAAGGCGCTGCACAAGGCGCACCGCCTCTGGTCGATCCTGCTGTCGGACCTGTTGAGCGAGGGCAATGCCCTGCCGGCGCCCCTGAAGGCCCGGCTGGTGTCCCTGGGCCTCTGGGCACAGCGCGAAAGCATCTCCCGCATGCATGATGCCGGCAGCCTGGAACCGCTGATGAACCTGCACCGCGACATGATCGAGGGCTTGCAGGCCCAGAAGCCCGCCGCGCCCGCCCCCCGCGCCGAAGCCTTCGCGGCCGAGAGCGTCTGA
- the flgE gene encoding flagellar hook protein FlgE codes for MSLYGSMFTAISGLSAQSSALSNVANNIANSQTTGYKRVDTSFSDYVTATSVPTASGVPISSSTVLASGSATNSVQGSIQQTDNALDLAVSGQGFFSVSSPISGTTADNMSFDPRSFYTRAGDFSLNKQGYLVNSQGYYLNGWSVDGSGAVNRTEISAIRVDQGVFDPVATSDISLSANLPNDAETGDVVNTQFQVYDKLGTQHSLAVAFTKTGDNSWSMAVTNPDGTAGSTSLGSVTLNFTEGKLSSFSDATGSLSGNSGAAGEAASVSLDGIDFGQGAQAIQFGMGSFQRSDGMTQFTGTEYTVRDLSQNGMPPGSFSSVSINESGDVSLNYDNGESKVIARVPIVTFSDPDKLQAVNGQAYLRTPASGDARASDPNSSGAGSLVTKALEQSNVDIASEFSKMILAQRAYSANTKIVTKTDEMLQDTLNMAR; via the coding sequence ATGTCGCTCTACGGATCCATGTTCACCGCCATCAGCGGGCTGAGCGCGCAGTCCAGCGCTCTGAGCAACGTCGCCAACAACATCGCGAACAGCCAGACCACCGGCTACAAGCGCGTGGACACGAGCTTCTCGGACTATGTGACGGCGACGAGCGTGCCCACCGCCTCGGGCGTGCCGATCAGCTCCAGCACGGTGCTCGCGAGCGGCAGCGCCACCAACAGCGTGCAGGGTTCGATCCAGCAGACCGACAATGCGCTGGACCTTGCCGTCTCCGGCCAGGGGTTCTTCTCGGTCTCCTCACCGATCAGCGGCACCACCGCCGACAACATGAGCTTCGACCCACGCTCCTTCTACACCCGTGCCGGCGACTTCAGCCTCAACAAGCAGGGCTACCTGGTGAACAGCCAGGGCTACTACCTGAACGGCTGGAGCGTGGACGGCAGCGGCGCGGTGAACCGCACCGAGATCTCGGCGATCCGGGTGGATCAGGGCGTCTTCGACCCGGTGGCGACGAGCGACATCTCGCTTTCGGCCAACCTGCCCAACGATGCGGAGACCGGCGATGTGGTGAACACCCAGTTCCAGGTCTATGACAAGCTCGGCACGCAGCACAGCCTGGCCGTCGCCTTCACCAAGACCGGTGACAACAGCTGGAGCATGGCCGTCACCAACCCGGACGGCACGGCCGGCAGCACCAGCCTCGGCAGCGTCACGCTGAACTTCACCGAAGGCAAGCTGTCGAGCTTCAGTGACGCGACGGGCAGCCTGTCAGGCAACAGCGGCGCGGCCGGCGAAGCCGCCAGCGTGTCGCTGGACGGCATCGACTTCGGCCAGGGCGCGCAAGCGATCCAGTTCGGCATGGGCAGCTTCCAGCGTTCCGACGGGATGACCCAGTTCACCGGCACGGAATACACCGTGCGGGACCTGTCGCAGAACGGCATGCCACCCGGTTCCTTCTCCTCGGTCTCGATCAACGAATCGGGTGACGTCTCGCTGAACTACGACAACGGCGAGTCCAAGGTGATCGCGCGCGTGCCGATCGTGACCTTCTCCGACCCGGACAAGTTGCAGGCCGTCAACGGCCAGGCCTATCTGCGCACCCCGGCCAGCGGCGATGCCCGTGCCTCCGATCCCAACAGCAGCGGCGCCGGCAGCCTCGTCACCAAGGCGCTGGAGCAGTCCAACGTGGATATCGCCTCCGAGTTCTCCAAGATGATCCTCGCCCAGCGGGCCTACAGCGCCAACACGAAGATCGTCACCAAGACGGACGAGATGCTGCAGGACACGCTGAACATGGCCCGCTGA
- a CDS encoding TorF family putative porin → MRFRLRHFLATLALATGMMAHHPASAQIELGQTGLTLTLTPTASTDYTFRGVSQTRNRPAIQGLIDIQHTSGFYVGAFASNVSFKGLDARQEVDMLGGYRFTSGGLALDGGFVWYNYPGYSSRTGGGLDMSFFEFAGKVSYEIAPVKVLGSFYYSPDFQLDARNAYYVEGGVEVKMPLDVTLAGRYGYQWIDRNVNYGLPDFGNWSVALSRTFYGALVTVGYYDTDVKKRECGGGQKICDARAMLSISYTF, encoded by the coding sequence ATGCGATTTCGCCTGCGTCATTTTCTGGCAACACTTGCTCTCGCCACGGGCATGATGGCGCACCACCCGGCCAGCGCCCAGATCGAGCTGGGCCAGACGGGCCTCACCCTGACCCTGACCCCGACGGCCTCGACCGACTACACCTTCCGCGGCGTCAGCCAGACCCGGAACCGGCCGGCCATCCAGGGCCTGATCGATATCCAGCACACGAGCGGTTTCTATGTCGGGGCCTTCGCCTCGAACGTCTCGTTCAAGGGGCTGGATGCGCGGCAGGAGGTGGACATGCTGGGCGGCTACCGCTTCACCAGCGGCGGCCTGGCGCTGGATGGCGGCTTCGTCTGGTACAACTACCCCGGCTACAGCAGCCGCACCGGCGGCGGGCTCGACATGAGCTTCTTCGAGTTCGCCGGCAAGGTGTCCTACGAGATCGCGCCGGTGAAGGTGCTGGGCTCCTTCTACTACTCGCCGGATTTCCAGCTCGATGCCCGCAACGCCTACTATGTGGAAGGCGGGGTCGAGGTGAAGATGCCGCTGGATGTCACGCTGGCGGGCCGCTACGGCTATCAATGGATCGACAGGAACGTGAATTACGGCCTGCCCGATTTCGGGAACTGGTCGGTCGCGCTTTCCCGCACCTTCTATGGCGCGCTGGTCACGGTCGGATACTACGACACGGACGTGAAGAAGCGTGAATGCGGCGGCGGCCAGAAGATCTGCGACGCCCGGGCCATGCTGAGCATCAGCTACACCTTCTGA
- the flgK gene encoding flagellar hook-associated protein FlgK has translation MSLSLALSIAQSGLALVQRQVSQTTSNITNAATEGYTRKTVGGSALVVEGLASGVRSQEAQRSVDAALTASMNGAISSQAAAKVREALLQPIEQVQGDPESGQSVADLTSALRSAFVALRAAPGESSLQDAVVSAAGAVAQRYNETSAAIQTARQTAQDGAVTDVATLNASLRQVAGLNTRIASLQAQGLSTADLQDQRDSAITRIAGVVPVKSIAQDNGTVVLVAGNGLVLPLDKDSDAFSMASATVGLEDWYGADAGGMSGSLPGILMGGTDVTAQLTGGSLGANISMRDEVLPLQQAELDSAAAGLASRLSEQGLSLFTDAGGAVPDPAQGYVGGIMGFAATMTVSATVSANASTVRDGTDAAMPADGTASYTDGIDRVLDYAFGSRQASGSAQAAFLTTGLGPSGKQVSSLSGAGTAEDYAARLVARHTGARAAASADAESATTMLTGLQQRHDDASGVDIDTETGVMVSLQSAYAANARMLSAVQSMYDDLFAAVQ, from the coding sequence ATGAGCCTGAGTCTCGCCCTGTCGATCGCCCAGAGTGGCCTGGCGCTGGTGCAGCGGCAGGTTTCCCAGACCACATCGAACATCACCAACGCCGCGACGGAGGGCTATACCCGCAAGACGGTGGGCGGCAGCGCGCTGGTGGTGGAGGGGCTCGCCTCCGGCGTGCGAAGCCAGGAGGCGCAGCGCAGCGTCGATGCCGCGCTGACCGCCAGCATGAACGGCGCCATCTCCAGCCAGGCTGCGGCCAAGGTGCGCGAGGCCCTGCTGCAACCGATCGAGCAGGTGCAGGGCGATCCGGAAAGCGGCCAGTCGGTCGCCGACCTGACCTCGGCGCTGCGGAGCGCCTTCGTCGCGCTGCGCGCCGCGCCGGGCGAATCCTCGTTGCAGGACGCCGTGGTGAGCGCGGCGGGAGCGGTGGCGCAGCGCTACAACGAGACCTCCGCCGCCATCCAGACCGCGCGCCAGACGGCACAGGACGGCGCGGTGACGGATGTGGCGACGCTGAACGCCAGCCTGCGCCAGGTGGCCGGGCTGAACACTCGCATCGCCAGCCTGCAGGCGCAGGGCCTCAGCACCGCGGACCTCCAGGACCAGCGCGACAGCGCCATCACCCGGATCGCCGGCGTGGTCCCGGTGAAATCGATCGCCCAGGACAACGGCACGGTGGTACTGGTGGCCGGCAACGGTCTGGTGCTGCCGCTCGACAAGGATTCCGACGCCTTCAGCATGGCCTCCGCCACCGTCGGGCTGGAGGACTGGTACGGCGCCGATGCGGGCGGCATGAGCGGCAGCCTGCCGGGTATCCTGATGGGTGGAACGGACGTCACGGCGCAGCTCACCGGCGGCAGCCTTGGCGCCAATATCAGCATGCGCGACGAAGTCCTGCCGTTGCAGCAGGCGGAGCTGGACAGCGCCGCGGCCGGACTGGCCTCACGGCTCTCCGAACAGGGGTTGTCGCTGTTCACCGATGCCGGCGGCGCGGTGCCCGATCCCGCCCAGGGCTATGTCGGCGGCATCATGGGATTCGCCGCGACCATGACGGTGTCCGCCACCGTCTCGGCGAATGCCTCCACGGTCCGCGACGGAACCGACGCCGCCATGCCCGCGGACGGGACAGCCAGCTACACGGACGGCATCGACCGCGTGCTCGACTACGCCTTCGGCAGCCGGCAGGCCAGCGGATCGGCGCAGGCAGCCTTCCTGACCACGGGGCTGGGGCCTTCGGGAAAGCAGGTTTCCAGCCTCAGCGGCGCCGGCACGGCGGAGGATTACGCAGCGCGTCTCGTGGCGCGGCACACCGGCGCGCGGGCGGCGGCGAGCGCGGATGCCGAATCCGCCACCACGATGCTCACCGGCCTGCAACAGCGCCACGACGATGCATCGGGCGTGGATATCGATACGGAGACCGGGGTGATGGTGAGCCTGCAAAGCGCCTATGCGGCCAATGCGCGGATGCTGAGCGCCGTGCAGTCCATGTATGACGACCTCTTCGCGGCGGTGCAGTGA
- a CDS encoding DUF1217 domain-containing protein yields the protein MLDGIGSLSAWAVIQKNGDTLRTRFEARKDMTADADRLRAAAKKFTSVDDLMKDRRSLKMVLEAYQLEDLIDQKAVVKKLLTEDPSSTKSYANRMVDQRLRAISKQFGGQDGNPLADSKLVESIIDKALENRFEKDAGDGNTGLREALYFQRQASSVTSLAGLMADTALTAVVKGAYALPSQFALLDYDKQKAILAKRVDLDDLQDPKKVAKLIQRYLAKEGDQSSSSQSMMLSLFDSSNDATSNLLSLIGQKVSLLA from the coding sequence ATGCTGGATGGCATCGGCAGTCTTTCCGCCTGGGCAGTGATCCAGAAGAACGGGGACACCTTGCGGACCCGCTTCGAGGCCCGGAAGGACATGACCGCCGATGCCGACCGCCTGCGGGCGGCGGCGAAGAAGTTCACCTCGGTCGATGACCTGATGAAGGACCGGCGCAGCCTGAAGATGGTGCTGGAGGCCTATCAGCTGGAAGACCTGATCGACCAGAAGGCGGTGGTGAAGAAGCTGCTGACCGAGGATCCGAGCAGCACGAAAAGCTATGCCAACCGGATGGTCGATCAGCGCCTGCGGGCGATCAGCAAGCAGTTCGGCGGCCAGGACGGCAATCCCCTGGCCGACAGCAAGCTGGTCGAGAGCATCATCGACAAGGCGCTGGAGAACCGCTTCGAGAAGGATGCCGGCGACGGCAATACCGGGCTCCGCGAGGCCCTGTACTTCCAGCGCCAAGCCTCCTCCGTCACCAGCCTCGCCGGGCTGATGGCCGATACGGCGCTGACCGCCGTGGTGAAGGGGGCCTATGCCCTGCCTTCGCAGTTTGCCCTGCTGGACTACGACAAGCAGAAGGCGATCCTGGCCAAGCGCGTGGACCTCGACGACCTGCAGGACCCGAAGAAGGTCGCGAAGCTGATCCAGCGCTATCTGGCGAAGGAGGGCGACCAGTCCAGCAGCAGCCAGAGCATGATGCTCAGCCTTTTCGACAGCAGCAACGACGCCACCTCGAACCTGCTCTCGCTGATCGGGCAGAAGGTCTCGCTTCTCGCCTGA
- a CDS encoding adenine phosphoribosyltransferase produces MDLKQHIRGVPDFPKPGILFYDISTLLRNGLAFRTAIHRMGRAIQPYAPTMLAGIESRGFLLAAPLAMELGLGFVMLRKRGKLPGETVGLDYALEYGTDRIEIQADAVRPGDRVVILDDLLATGGTMSAGIQLLRKVGAEVPAAAAMVELTFLGGRDRLGVPCEVLVSYDV; encoded by the coding sequence CTGGACCTGAAGCAGCATATCCGCGGCGTCCCGGATTTCCCGAAGCCGGGCATCCTGTTCTACGACATCTCCACCCTGCTGCGGAACGGCTTGGCCTTCCGCACGGCGATCCACCGGATGGGCCGGGCCATCCAGCCCTATGCGCCTACCATGCTGGCCGGCATCGAGAGCCGCGGCTTCCTGCTCGCCGCTCCGCTGGCCATGGAGCTGGGGCTGGGCTTCGTGATGCTGCGCAAGCGCGGCAAGCTGCCGGGCGAGACGGTCGGCCTCGACTACGCCCTGGAATACGGCACCGACCGGATCGAGATCCAGGCGGATGCCGTGCGGCCCGGGGACCGGGTGGTGATCCTGGACGACCTACTCGCCACCGGCGGCACCATGTCCGCCGGCATCCAGCTCCTGCGCAAGGTCGGGGCCGAGGTCCCGGCGGCGGCGGCCATGGTCGAGCTGACTTTCCTCGGCGGGCGCGACCGGCTGGGCGTGCCCTGCGAGGTTCTCGTCAGCTACGACGTCTGA
- a CDS encoding flagellar biosynthesis repressor FlbT has product MSTLVLELRQGDLMVVNGASIRFRNRTRIELPVRARFLFGKQVMAPELANTPARCIYFALQTAYVGLEEMRESAFAEAHELVQQFQEATTSETARAMLDRAMVLAAADDWYTALKIVRRVMSHEASVLGLDMATGLPVPGAALGLGGAAAG; this is encoded by the coding sequence ATGTCGACACTGGTCCTCGAACTCCGTCAGGGCGACCTGATGGTGGTGAACGGGGCATCCATCCGTTTCCGCAACCGCACGCGCATCGAGCTGCCCGTGCGGGCGCGCTTCCTGTTCGGCAAGCAGGTGATGGCGCCGGAACTGGCGAACACGCCGGCCCGCTGCATCTACTTCGCGCTCCAGACCGCCTATGTCGGGCTGGAGGAGATGCGCGAGTCCGCCTTCGCCGAGGCGCATGAGCTGGTGCAGCAGTTCCAGGAAGCGACGACCTCCGAGACCGCCCGCGCGATGCTGGACCGCGCCATGGTGCTGGCCGCGGCGGACGACTGGTACACCGCGCTGAAGATCGTGCGGCGCGTCATGTCGCATGAAGCCAGCGTGCTGGGCCTGGACATGGCGACCGGCCTGCCGGTGCCGGGCGCCGCCCTGGGCCTCGGCGGCGCCGCGGCCGGCTGA
- a CDS encoding flagellin, which produces MASINTNSSAMAAVRALNTISKDLSSTQSRVESGLKVGQASDNSAIFSIAQKMRGDLSSMSKVSDNLSFGSAALGVAQSAATKISDQLNTLRSSVSQVGQSGIDQATLAQQAKAIMDNIDNFAASASYNGVNLLDNSGSLKVVSDTSGTILNTAGGDLRTSSTTGLGLGSLLQTTNGAVTGFTAQNGTTLAFSGDYTASDADVFSVAVAQSDGTTKNYVFELNDSAVDGTLTSTTDANTELNSVDVTEGDSSTSVVSKLATAMQSAGLSASIDGNGNLVVNNGTVTATATTGTVTATNSPANSQALKLVDAAITKVTGFLSKIGSAINQVDGLKDFTSSLNDSLTEGLGALVDADLTEESARLSSLQTKQQLATQSLSIANQGSQNLLSLFRG; this is translated from the coding sequence ATGGCTTCGATCAACACCAACTCTTCCGCGATGGCCGCCGTCCGGGCGCTGAACACCATCAGCAAGGACCTCTCCAGCACGCAGTCGCGGGTGGAAAGCGGCCTGAAGGTGGGGCAGGCCAGCGACAACTCGGCGATCTTCTCCATCGCCCAGAAGATGCGCGGCGATCTGAGCTCCATGAGCAAGGTGAGCGACAACCTCTCCTTCGGCTCGGCGGCGCTGGGCGTGGCGCAGAGCGCGGCCACCAAGATCAGCGACCAGCTCAACACGCTGCGTTCCAGCGTGTCGCAGGTCGGCCAGTCGGGTATCGACCAGGCGACCCTGGCCCAGCAGGCCAAGGCGATCATGGACAACATCGACAACTTCGCCGCCTCGGCCAGCTACAACGGCGTGAACCTGCTCGACAACTCGGGCAGCCTGAAGGTCGTCAGCGACACCTCCGGCACCATCCTGAACACGGCGGGCGGCGACCTGCGCACCTCCTCTACCACGGGTCTCGGCCTCGGCTCGCTGCTGCAGACGACGAATGGCGCCGTGACCGGCTTCACCGCGCAGAACGGCACCACGCTGGCCTTCAGCGGCGACTACACCGCGAGTGACGCCGATGTCTTCTCGGTGGCGGTGGCGCAGTCGGACGGCACGACGAAGAACTATGTGTTCGAGCTGAACGACTCCGCGGTCGATGGCACGCTGACCTCCACCACGGATGCCAATACCGAGCTGAACTCCGTTGACGTCACCGAGGGCGACTCCAGCACCTCGGTCGTCTCGAAGCTCGCGACCGCCATGCAGTCCGCGGGCCTCTCCGCCTCGATCGACGGCAACGGCAACCTCGTGGTCAACAACGGCACGGTAACGGCGACGGCGACCACCGGCACCGTCACTGCCACCAACTCGCCCGCCAATTCCCAGGCGCTGAAGCTGGTGGATGCCGCGATCACCAAGGTGACCGGCTTCCTTTCCAAGATCGGCTCCGCGATCAACCAGGTCGATGGGCTGAAGGACTTCACCTCCTCGCTGAACGACTCCCTCACCGAGGGCCTCGGCGCGCTGGTGGATGCCGACCTGACCGAGGAAAGCGCCCGGCTAAGCAGCCTGCAGACCAAGCAGCAGCTTGCGACGCAGAGCCTGTCCATCGCCAACCAGGGCAGCCAGAACCTGCTCAGCCTCTTCCGCGGCTGA
- a CDS encoding cytochrome b/b6 domain-containing protein, which translates to MADGRVAVKVWDGWIRLVHWGIVALFAFSWWSAWTYRMDWHLRSGLAMLALLLFRLAWGVLGSETARFTRFLRSPLAALRHLSHLGRREADTEIGHNAAGGWMVLVMLLLLMVQVGTGLMADDQVLTHGPLAPHVAPETSDLATAIHATNFWLILVAAGLHVLAVFAYALLKGQDLVRPMVTGMKRLPAAVAGKAPRLGSPALGAVLLAAAAVAAWWIGRLG; encoded by the coding sequence ATGGCGGATGGCCGGGTGGCGGTGAAGGTCTGGGACGGCTGGATACGCCTCGTCCACTGGGGGATCGTGGCGCTCTTCGCCTTCTCCTGGTGGTCCGCCTGGACCTATCGCATGGACTGGCACCTGCGCTCCGGCCTCGCCATGCTCGCACTGCTGCTGTTCCGCCTCGCCTGGGGCGTCCTGGGCTCGGAGACCGCGCGCTTCACCCGCTTCCTGCGCTCGCCCCTCGCCGCGCTGCGCCACCTGTCGCATCTGGGCCGGCGGGAGGCCGATACGGAGATCGGGCACAACGCCGCCGGTGGCTGGATGGTGCTGGTGATGCTCCTGCTGCTGATGGTGCAGGTGGGCACGGGGCTCATGGCCGATGACCAGGTCCTGACGCATGGGCCGCTGGCCCCGCATGTCGCGCCGGAAACCAGCGATCTCGCGACCGCGATCCATGCCACGAACTTCTGGCTCATCCTCGTGGCAGCAGGCCTGCATGTGCTGGCCGTGTTCGCCTATGCCCTGCTGAAGGGACAGGATCTCGTCAGGCCCATGGTTACCGGGATGAAGCGCCTGCCCGCCGCCGTGGCCGGCAAGGCGCCCCGGTTGGGCAGCCCCGCCCTGGGCGCCGTCCTGCTGGCCGCGGCCGCCGTGGCCGCATGGTGGATCGGGCGCCTGGGCTGA
- a CDS encoding c-type cytochrome, translating into MRIAPLLLGVVLAGWGGALALAQAGGPIPERKNDMKAMQRELEAMKAALDSGDIAAIAPRAKTVHGLLEVIPTLFPPDSATGDTKALPAVWSDRAGFEAAARNALAASGKLEQAASSGDRAATVQAFREMGASCGGCHRSFRGR; encoded by the coding sequence ATGCGTATCGCACCGCTGCTGCTGGGCGTCGTCCTGGCGGGATGGGGAGGGGCCTTGGCGCTCGCCCAGGCCGGAGGGCCGATCCCGGAACGCAAGAACGACATGAAGGCGATGCAGAGGGAGCTGGAGGCCATGAAGGCCGCCCTCGATTCCGGTGACATCGCTGCCATCGCACCCAGGGCGAAGACCGTTCACGGGTTGCTGGAGGTGATCCCCACGCTCTTCCCCCCGGATTCGGCCACCGGAGACACCAAGGCCCTGCCGGCGGTCTGGTCCGATCGCGCCGGCTTCGAGGCGGCGGCCCGCAACGCCCTGGCCGCGTCCGGCAAGCTGGAACAGGCCGCGAGCTCCGGCGACAGGGCCGCCACCGTCCAGGCCTTCCGCGAGATGGGAGCCAGTTGCGGCGGCTGCCACCGCAGCTTCCGGGGCCGCTGA
- a CDS encoding flagellin, whose translation MTASTIAGASGTLSRILMQSLAQRDRVDLLSRQSSSGRVASLYGDEAPQARQAISLRGEIARRAAYTGALNQASGRADASQQALTQLSDIASEFRATALSLNSSSATRASDVAIAAKAAMQQVASLLNTQYAGEYLFSGADSANPAVTDASGITGSGMMSGVASAVAGLEGSDAATVLSQAMQAVATDSPFSSYLQSASPSAARSVAGADGRTIAYGVPAGSLGASGWAGALMGNLAVLASLTDGQQSSANFDALMQQVTGNLESVGTDITRDASRVGLAQNAITTALSSHSEATDALKTQLSGLEDVDFEATLATLQSAQTQLEASWKVLSLVSGLSLTSFLN comes from the coding sequence ATGACGGCGTCCACCATCGCCGGCGCCTCCGGGACGCTGTCGCGCATCCTGATGCAGTCCCTGGCGCAGCGGGACCGCGTGGACCTGCTGTCGCGCCAGTCGAGCAGCGGGCGCGTCGCCAGCCTTTATGGCGACGAGGCGCCCCAGGCCCGGCAGGCCATCAGCCTGCGTGGCGAGATCGCCCGCCGCGCAGCCTATACCGGGGCGCTGAACCAGGCCTCCGGCCGTGCCGATGCCTCGCAGCAGGCGCTGACGCAACTCAGCGACATCGCCTCGGAATTCCGCGCCACGGCGCTGTCGCTGAACAGCAGCAGCGCGACCCGGGCCTCGGATGTCGCCATCGCCGCGAAGGCGGCGATGCAGCAGGTGGCAAGCCTGCTCAACACGCAGTACGCCGGGGAGTACCTGTTCAGCGGCGCGGATTCCGCCAATCCCGCCGTTACGGATGCATCGGGCATCACCGGTTCCGGCATGATGAGCGGCGTGGCCAGCGCCGTGGCCGGGCTGGAGGGCAGCGACGCGGCGACCGTGCTGTCGCAGGCCATGCAGGCGGTGGCCACGGATTCGCCCTTCTCGTCCTACCTGCAATCGGCATCGCCCTCCGCCGCGCGCAGCGTGGCGGGCGCCGATGGCCGCACCATCGCCTATGGCGTGCCCGCCGGCAGCCTGGGCGCCTCGGGCTGGGCGGGGGCGCTGATGGGCAACCTCGCGGTCCTGGCCTCGCTCACCGACGGGCAGCAGTCCTCGGCGAACTTCGATGCCCTGATGCAGCAGGTCACCGGCAATCTCGAATCCGTGGGGACGGACATCACCCGCGATGCCTCCCGCGTCGGCCTGGCGCAGAACGCGATCACGACCGCGCTGAGCAGCCACAGCGAGGCCACGGACGCGCTGAAGACGCAGCTTTCCGGGCTGGAGGATGTGGATTTCGAGGCCACCCTCGCCACCTTGCAAAGCGCCCAGACGCAGTTGGAGGCATCCTGGAAGGTGCTGTCCCTGGTTTCCGGGCTGAGCCTGACCAGCTTCCTGAACTGA